CGGGTAAAAGGAACCTTTGGATATGCTTTTTAAATACAGTGCAAGCGTTGTAAAATCTGTATACAGCAGATGCCCGGTTTCATGGCCGTTTAACCCGCTGATACTCTCAGACCGGAGAATGCGGGAAGGAAAGCTTTGCGTTATGCGGTTTGCAGCGTTGATATGGATCTTGTTATTATCCGTACACGCAACTCCGGCACTTTCAGAAGCGTCCCATTCCAACAGTACCTGAAGCCCTTGGCGGTAGCGGCTGGTAGCCGCTTTCGCCATAGAGGTCTGGTATTTCTGGTACGCAGAGGAAAGGAAAAGCTCCTCATCCGTCAGGGTAAGGGACTGGTCCCGGATCATCTGCTGTAATTTTTTCTGGTTGCTATTCAAGTTGTGTTTCACCCTTTCTTAATAGATTTTTTCTGTCAGAAGCTCCTCCATGGAACAACCGAAATAGGCTGCCATACGGTAGGTAATGTACGTGGGTGGGAGCGTTCTTCCGGATTCATAATGGATAATGGATTTCCGTGGAATGTGCAGGATCCTTGCCAGTGTTTTTTGGGAGAGCTGCCATCTTCTGGATTTTCTTAAGTAACGGAGATTTGACGAAAAAATTTCGCACATTTCCTCTTCCGTTACAGGATTCTTTGCCATCGCTGTCACCTCTTTTATGCTGCGAGTATGGAATCCAGGCATCCGGTTTCTATTTCGGCGCGGCTTTCTGCGTCTGCTGAGACAGAAGACAGGATGGTGTAGCGCGCCGCCTCCCGGATATCGCCGCATACCATGTAGGACTGCACCCAGGAGACCAGTTCACGGACACCGCAGCATCCATCGGTAATGAGGTTTTCCCTGCAGTATTCGGATACCGCTTTTATGATCCGTGCCATCGTCCGGACTGATTTTTTATCGGTACATCCGGTGATACCAAGCACGCGCTGGATCAGTGTTTCCTCATCCGGTTCCTCCAGATCAATTACCAGATTCATGCGGGAGATCACAGACTGGTTCATCTGTTTACAGCCCGCATAATCGTTGTTGGTCGTCACAATGATCGTGGTATCCGGGTGCCGGCTGACGATTTCTCCATTTGGCAGAAAGACGCTGCTGCAGCGGTCCAGAAGGGAATTGAGCCTTACTAAAACACCGGGATTCGCGATAACCGTAGGCTCTTGAAGCTCCACCAGATAACCGTAGCGGATCGCTTCCACAAGGGGCGTGTCCACATATTTGAATTTCTGATGGGAGGACTGGTCTTTATAATGCTGGTGCATTTCTTCAAAGATTGTGTCGATGAGCTTCTGGTAAACGGTATCTTCTGTGACATTTTCATCGTAGGTTCCCGTAAGCTTCTGGTAGGCGGTTGCCGGATCCAGGGTAATATCCTGGAAGGTCGGATATTCTGACTGCAGTGTGGAGAGTTTTCCATCCACATCAGGCAGAATCTGCCCTAACAGGTCAAAAATTTCCGTATTGGCGGAGCAGGTGATACAGCGGTAAGGCAGATGGAGCCCGGCAGCGATAGCCTTCGCGCCCTCTGTCTTTCCGGTCCCTGCAGGGCCGCGCAGTAAGAAATTACGCATCGGGGATACGGTAGAAGTTGTCAGTTTTGCGTGTTCACAGATCCGCTTGATCTCTGTCGGTATGATGTACCAGCTTTCAAGCCTGGGTACGGTAAGTTCTTCCTGGGGAGTGAGTGTCCGGGATTCGGACAGGATGTATTTTCCGATAAAATCTGACTGGGAAATAAATGCGGCTGCTTTTTTAATGGCAGCGCCGGGTTTGATTACCTGGAAGGTTCCCAGAATGGTGGTTGTCGGTGCGTAAGTGCCTTTCTGGACGGATAAGGGCGTTATTTTCTGGACGGTACCGCTTGACGGGATATCGTTGGGGATACCGCCGGTAGATAAGGATTTTGTATACCGGATGCGCCGGTAGAGGTTGTCAC
This is a stretch of genomic DNA from Marvinbryantia formatexigens DSM 14469. It encodes these proteins:
- a CDS encoding helix-turn-helix transcriptional regulator produces the protein MAKNPVTEEEMCEIFSSNLRYLRKSRRWQLSQKTLARILHIPRKSIIHYESGRTLPPTYITYRMAAYFGCSMEELLTEKIY
- a CDS encoding AAA family ATPase, translated to MAIGNLIPSWSFGRNLPSPFEDYTDNNIRTDVYSKYCIQPNKRSTLHASTLRAILAYMELESPDGTKSPEELGALGSQGNNFTIAEYPSRTGKLHVIVYNRINGKFFAGSYTRPADAESDPEKYLMKETENSGAALLFALLPTAMADDEFNEHYQTLKKCRDDGYADMEEAVKAAAVLCDNLYRRIRYTKSLSTGGIPNDIPSSGTVQKITPLSVQKGTYAPTTTILGTFQVIKPGAAIKKAAAFISQSDFIGKYILSESRTLTPQEELTVPRLESWYIIPTEIKRICEHAKLTTSTVSPMRNFLLRGPAGTGKTEGAKAIAAGLHLPYRCITCSANTEIFDLLGQILPDVDGKLSTLQSEYPTFQDITLDPATAYQKLTGTYDENVTEDTVYQKLIDTIFEEMHQHYKDQSSHQKFKYVDTPLVEAIRYGYLVELQEPTVIANPGVLVRLNSLLDRCSSVFLPNGEIVSRHPDTTIIVTTNNDYAGCKQMNQSVISRMNLVIDLEEPDEETLIQRVLGITGCTDKKSVRTMARIIKAVSEYCRENLITDGCCGVRELVSWVQSYMVCGDIREAARYTILSSVSADAESRAEIETGCLDSILAA